A stretch of the Gossypium hirsutum isolate 1008001.06 chromosome D07, Gossypium_hirsutum_v2.1, whole genome shotgun sequence genome encodes the following:
- the LOC121219580 gene encoding protein LIGHT-DEPENDENT SHORT HYPOCOTYLS 3, with amino-acid sequence MDSIGEMDIFSNSQNGGTLTNVSHNSGTSSSSTSSRYENQKRRDWNTFGQYLKNHRPPLALSRCSGAHVLEFLRYLDQFGKTKVHTPICPFYGHPNPPAPCPCPLRQAWGSLDALIGRLRAAFEENGGKPEANPFGARAVRLYLREVRDLQSKARGISYEKKKRKRPPPQQIPSLQLQVPPPPPGAS; translated from the coding sequence ATGGATTCGATTGGAGAAATGGATATCTTTTCCAACTCCCAAAACGGGGGCACCCTTACGAACGTTAGCCATAACAGTGGCACTTCGTCTTCTTCAACCTCAAGCCGCTACGAGAACCAAAAGCGCCGTGACTGGAATACCTTTGGGCAGTACCTGAAGAATCATAGACCTCCACTTGCCTTGTCTAGGTGCAGTGGAGCTCATGTCCTGGAATTCCTTCGTTACCTTGACCAATTCGGCAAAACCAAAGTCCACACCCCAATCTGCCCTTTCTATGGCCACCCAAACCCGCCTGCACCTTGCCCATGCCCTCTCCGTCAAGCCTGGGGTAGCCTCGACGCTCTCATCGGTCGCCTCCGAGCCGCTTTTGAAGAAAATGGAGGAAAGCCTGAAGCAAACCCTTTCGGTGCACGAGCTGTGAGGCTTTATCTTCGTGAGGTTCGTGATTTGCAGTCGAAAGCAAGAGGGATTAGCTACGAGAAGAAGAAGCGTAAGAGACCACCACCTCAACAAATACCATCTCTGCAACTGCAAGTGCCACCACCACCACCAGGTGCTAGTTAA